The following coding sequences lie in one Candidatus Eremiobacterota bacterium genomic window:
- the moaC gene encoding cyclic pyranopterin monophosphate synthase MoaC, translating to MVDVSAKPVSDRSACAQALVRMKPAARAALEEATLPKGDAFVAAQIAGIMAAKQTSALIPLAHPLPLSKVDVRFDWRGDVLCVEAEARTTAATGVEMEAMVAACIAALTIYDMAKALDKGIEIESVRLMRKSGGKTGTWTRS from the coding sequence ATGGTCGACGTGTCGGCGAAGCCCGTCAGCGATCGCAGCGCTTGTGCGCAAGCGCTGGTTCGAATGAAACCGGCGGCGCGCGCGGCGCTGGAGGAGGCCACACTTCCAAAAGGCGATGCGTTTGTCGCCGCGCAGATTGCCGGCATCATGGCCGCGAAGCAAACCTCGGCGCTCATTCCGCTCGCGCATCCGCTGCCGCTTAGCAAGGTCGACGTGCGTTTTGATTGGCGCGGCGACGTGCTGTGCGTGGAAGCCGAGGCTCGAACGACCGCTGCCACCGGCGTTGAGATGGAAGCAATGGTGGCAGCGTGCATCGCCGCGCTTACGATTTACGACATGGCCAAGGCGCTCGATAAAGGCATTGAGATCGAATCCGTGCGGCTCATGCGCAAGAGCGGCGGCAAGACGGGAACGTGGACGAGAAGCTAG
- a CDS encoding MogA/MoaB family molybdenum cofactor biosynthesis protein: MDEKLAFRVALIVLSDRAASGERADRCIPAMKERLGSAYSIVRERVIPDDPAALQAEIIDLADSRGADLVITSGGTGLSPRDRTPQATAAVIDYEVPGIAEAIRAASMTKTKSAMLSRALAGVRDRMLIINLPGSPRAVEESLDVVLSVLPHALELLADRVVDG; this comes from the coding sequence GTGGACGAGAAGCTAGCGTTTCGCGTCGCGCTGATCGTGCTTTCCGATCGCGCCGCCTCGGGAGAACGCGCCGACCGATGTATTCCAGCGATGAAGGAGCGACTGGGGTCGGCCTATTCGATCGTCCGTGAGAGAGTGATTCCCGACGATCCCGCGGCTCTGCAAGCCGAAATCATCGATCTTGCCGATTCACGCGGCGCCGACTTGGTGATCACCAGTGGGGGTACCGGGCTCTCGCCGCGCGATCGCACGCCGCAAGCGACGGCAGCCGTCATCGATTACGAGGTTCCCGGGATTGCGGAAGCCATTCGCGCCGCGTCGATGACGAAGACGAAGAGCGCGATGCTCTCCCGGGCCCTTGCCGGAGTTCGCGACCGCATGTTGATCATCAATCTGCCCGGTAGCCCACGAGCCGTCGAAGAGAGCCTCGACGTCGTGCTTTCGGTCTTGCCGCATGCTCTCGAGCTCCTCGCGGACCGCGTCGTGGACGGATGA